From a region of the Bradyrhizobium sp. KBS0727 genome:
- a CDS encoding HNH endonuclease, whose protein sequence is MMRANLIEARQLAEFQASELVDLTGTPWRRIMLSARDNIWTLVDASDHAWLSQHIWNVWHAGARRGLEWQLYAKRNEGPGRSTVRMSREIMIEAEPPPDDAFLAAHFADHINGQTLDNRRANLRWLTKAENNLNRRSRGTAPSLDAIVLQLMAELGGGLQLQEVPF, encoded by the coding sequence ATGATGCGGGCCAATCTGATCGAGGCGCGCCAGCTCGCCGAATTCCAGGCTTCGGAACTGGTCGACCTGACCGGCACGCCATGGCGCCGCATCATGCTGTCGGCGCGCGACAACATCTGGACCTTGGTCGACGCCAGCGACCATGCCTGGCTGTCGCAACACATCTGGAACGTGTGGCACGCCGGCGCGCGCCGCGGCCTCGAGTGGCAGCTCTATGCCAAGCGCAACGAGGGGCCGGGGCGGTCGACCGTGCGCATGTCGCGCGAGATCATGATCGAGGCCGAGCCGCCGCCGGATGACGCATTCCTGGCGGCGCATTTCGCCGACCACATCAACGGCCAGACGCTGGATAACCGCCGCGCCAACCTGCGCTGGCTGACCAAGGCCGAGAACAATCTCAACCGCCGCAGCCGCGGCACCGCGCCATCGCTCGATGCCATCGTGCTGCAGCTGATGGCCGAGCTCGGCGGCGGCCTCCAATTGCAGGAGGTGCCGTTTTGA
- a CDS encoding GapR family DNA-binding domain-containing protein, which produces MKSETVAALKSYLEKVERLEDERADLADDIRAIYADAKAEGFSSKAIRGMVKRKRAKNPAQLDDDETLLETYMHAVGMLPESPLAAAIAALSVDTLARDQVVDAFSKMVPRNGEIIARVGGDPLRIWRDDDGQSHVEPYVEPKPTGPKPGRGAAKRSATVLAMVRKDPAATSAVKEAADKAEARARRKPATDEIDGGALSQAEQDLAAFKAGQGAAPADSETDEPVE; this is translated from the coding sequence ATGAAGTCCGAAACCGTCGCCGCGCTAAAATCTTATCTCGAAAAGGTCGAGCGGCTCGAGGACGAGCGCGCCGATCTCGCCGACGACATCCGCGCGATCTATGCCGATGCCAAGGCCGAGGGTTTTTCCAGCAAGGCGATCCGCGGCATGGTGAAGCGCAAGCGGGCGAAAAACCCGGCGCAGCTCGACGACGACGAGACCCTGCTCGAGACCTACATGCACGCCGTCGGCATGCTGCCGGAAAGCCCGCTGGCGGCGGCGATCGCCGCGCTGTCGGTCGACACGTTGGCGCGCGACCAGGTGGTCGACGCTTTCAGCAAGATGGTGCCGCGCAACGGCGAGATCATCGCGCGCGTCGGCGGCGATCCGTTGCGGATCTGGCGCGACGATGACGGCCAGTCGCATGTCGAGCCCTATGTCGAGCCGAAACCGACCGGGCCGAAACCCGGCAGGGGCGCGGCTAAGCGCTCGGCGACCGTGCTCGCGATGGTGCGGAAAGATCCCGCCGCGACGTCGGCCGTCAAGGAAGCCGCCGACAAGGCCGAGGCTCGCGCCAGGCGCAAGCCCGCGACCGACGAGATCGACGGCGGCGCGCTGTCGCAGGCCGAGCAGGATCTGGCGGCGTTCAAGGCCGGGCAGGGCGCAGCGCCGGCTGACAGCGAAACCGACGAGCCGGTCGAATGA
- a CDS encoding helicase HerA domain-containing protein: MNVIDTKMSEALAREGRGFGPGGSGAPKPTPRPEPRKIRDGDILLGSSSNGDQVGISLGKLIEGRMLIQGNSGAGKSMLLRRLFEQAFGKVQQVVVDPDGEFLTLAEKFDVAVLASAEILRVGGRALARHIRAHRYSAILDLSDATSEQRLETAAEFAAGLIEAPAEHWHPLLVLIDEAQTFAPHYDTGDVETETRKRAISAIADMMGRGRKRGVAGVIATQRLAETSKAVAFKTTNVIVGRTIFDRDLERAGDVLGFTAGHSRALRTLADGEFIGIGPAFNIAGRSRFKAGGVETRHKGEAPRVEAPPPIAASAAMALLSQVEGLDADDGDDRPRGNHRPASGRRGRDWRADEDQIIRDGYRDGMSIADIGQALAGIGFSTSTSNISMRAHALGLVSAKAAVGWSADEDEIVRQAYAREVKIMDIVGLLAEGGFTRGRVAIQMRAIALGITRDRVNYWTEPEKAIALAGLENGKPYREIIAELKEAGFDRGMTSIFKFAQKHNFDRSGEAWTTEQIEELKKLYAEKMPAKQIAERLGKLVGAIRTKASNLGLKQRVAWSDADYIALQKAWTDGKTLTEAVELIGRPYANVARVAANIKLNFSIKPGERGKAASAAAKSKPAKTSKAAR; encoded by the coding sequence ATGAACGTGATCGACACCAAAATGTCGGAAGCACTGGCGCGCGAGGGGCGGGGGTTTGGTCCTGGCGGATCTGGCGCACCCAAGCCGACACCAAGGCCCGAGCCGCGAAAGATCCGCGACGGCGACATCTTGCTGGGGAGCTCGTCGAACGGCGACCAGGTCGGAATCAGCCTCGGCAAGCTGATCGAGGGCCGCATGCTGATCCAGGGCAATAGCGGCGCCGGCAAGTCGATGTTGCTGCGGCGGCTGTTCGAACAGGCGTTCGGCAAGGTGCAGCAGGTCGTGGTCGATCCCGACGGCGAATTCCTGACGCTCGCTGAAAAATTCGACGTCGCCGTGCTGGCCTCGGCCGAGATCCTGCGCGTCGGCGGCCGCGCGCTGGCGCGTCATATCCGTGCGCATCGCTATAGCGCGATCCTCGACCTGTCGGATGCCACCTCGGAACAGCGGCTCGAGACCGCGGCGGAATTCGCCGCCGGCCTGATCGAGGCGCCGGCCGAGCACTGGCATCCGCTGCTGGTGCTGATTGACGAGGCGCAGACCTTTGCGCCGCATTACGACACCGGCGACGTCGAGACCGAAACCCGCAAGCGGGCGATCTCGGCGATCGCCGACATGATGGGCCGTGGCCGCAAGCGCGGCGTCGCCGGCGTGATCGCAACCCAGCGTCTCGCCGAGACGTCGAAGGCGGTCGCGTTCAAGACCACCAATGTGATCGTCGGCCGCACCATCTTTGATCGCGACCTCGAGCGCGCCGGCGACGTGCTTGGCTTTACGGCCGGTCACAGCCGCGCGCTGCGCACGCTCGCCGACGGCGAGTTCATTGGTATCGGGCCCGCCTTCAACATCGCCGGACGTTCGCGGTTCAAGGCTGGCGGCGTCGAAACCCGCCACAAGGGCGAGGCGCCGCGGGTCGAGGCGCCGCCGCCGATCGCGGCCAGCGCAGCCATGGCGTTGCTCAGCCAGGTCGAGGGCCTCGATGCCGACGACGGCGACGACCGCCCGAGGGGCAATCATCGGCCGGCATCCGGCCGCCGCGGCCGCGACTGGCGCGCCGACGAGGACCAGATCATCCGTGACGGCTACCGCGACGGAATGTCGATCGCCGACATCGGCCAGGCGCTCGCCGGAATCGGGTTCTCGACCTCGACCAGCAACATCTCGATGCGGGCGCATGCGCTCGGCCTGGTCAGCGCCAAGGCTGCGGTCGGCTGGTCGGCGGACGAGGACGAGATCGTGCGGCAGGCCTATGCGCGCGAGGTCAAGATTATGGACATCGTCGGCTTGCTGGCCGAGGGCGGTTTCACCCGGGGCAGGGTCGCGATCCAGATGCGCGCGATCGCACTCGGCATCACGCGCGACCGCGTCAATTACTGGACCGAGCCGGAAAAGGCGATTGCGCTGGCTGGCCTCGAGAACGGCAAGCCCTATCGCGAGATCATCGCCGAGTTGAAAGAAGCCGGTTTCGACCGCGGCATGACGTCGATCTTCAAGTTTGCGCAGAAGCACAATTTCGATCGTTCCGGCGAGGCCTGGACCACCGAGCAGATCGAGGAGCTGAAAAAGCTTTACGCCGAGAAGATGCCGGCGAAACAAATCGCCGAGCGGCTCGGGAAGCTGGTCGGCGCGATCAGAACTAAGGCGAGCAATCTCGGCCTGAAACAGCGCGTCGCCTGGTCGGATGCGGATTACATCGCGCTACAGAAGGCCTGGACCGACGGCAAGACGCTGACGGAAGCGGTCGAACTGATCGGCCGGCCTTACGCCAACGTCGCGCGCGTCGCCGCCAACATCAAATTGAATTTCTCGATCAAGCCGGGTGAGCGCGGCAAGGCGGCGTCCGCTGCGGCCAAATCGAAGCCCGCCAAAACCTCGAAGGCGGCGCGATGA
- a CDS encoding DUF5131 family protein: protein MTGKSAIEWTEATWNPIVGCSIVSPGCSNCYAMKMAARIEAMGGQSHYAGTTKRVNGNAVWTGKVALAAKALMAPLKRNKSTTYFVNSMGDLFHEDVPDAWIDSVFAVMAACPEHTFQVLTKRAARMRDYFLRPPAKRDGIVEIARADIIADLVGDFWGGADCHPLEWPLPNVWLGVSTERQQEADQRIPLLLQTPAAIRFISAEPLLGPIDLLRLVVSPNERRDCLKGELRGVIDGHTAWLKRTPPGIDWVIAGGESGHGARPMSIQWVRELRDQCAGAAVPFFFKQWGEWHPAAAHAAGDPGRFAFGDYEHDRETMLQVDGYPRQFTKFGARSTLVRVGKTRAGRLLDGVTHDAFPVRAPA, encoded by the coding sequence ATGACCGGAAAATCCGCGATCGAGTGGACCGAGGCGACCTGGAATCCGATCGTCGGCTGCTCGATCGTTTCGCCCGGCTGTTCCAATTGCTACGCGATGAAGATGGCGGCGCGGATCGAGGCGATGGGCGGGCAATCGCACTACGCCGGCACCACCAAAAGGGTCAACGGCAACGCAGTCTGGACCGGCAAGGTCGCACTGGCGGCCAAGGCGCTGATGGCGCCGCTCAAGCGCAACAAGTCAACGACCTATTTCGTCAACTCGATGGGCGACCTGTTTCATGAGGACGTGCCCGACGCATGGATTGACAGCGTCTTTGCGGTGATGGCCGCTTGTCCCGAGCACACGTTCCAGGTGCTGACCAAGCGCGCAGCGCGGATGCGCGATTATTTTCTGCGGCCGCCGGCGAAACGTGACGGCATCGTTGAAATTGCGCGTGCCGACATAATCGCTGATCTGGTCGGCGACTTTTGGGGCGGCGCAGACTGCCATCCACTCGAATGGCCGCTGCCCAACGTCTGGCTCGGCGTGTCGACCGAGCGGCAGCAGGAGGCCGATCAGCGGATCCCGCTGCTGCTGCAGACGCCGGCGGCGATCCGCTTCATTTCCGCCGAGCCGCTGCTCGGGCCGATCGACCTGCTTCGACTTGTCGTCAGCCCGAACGAACGGCGCGATTGCCTCAAGGGCGAACTGCGCGGAGTGATCGACGGCCACACCGCTTGGCTCAAGAGAACACCTCCTGGAATCGATTGGGTGATCGCCGGCGGCGAGTCGGGCCACGGCGCGCGGCCGATGAGCATCCAATGGGTACGCGAGCTGCGCGATCAGTGCGCCGGCGCCGCCGTGCCGTTCTTTTTCAAGCAGTGGGGCGAATGGCATCCCGCCGCCGCGCACGCTGCTGGCGATCCCGGCCGTTTTGCGTTCGGCGACTATGAGCACGATCGCGAAACGATGCTCCAGGTCGACGGCTATCCGCGCCAGTTCACGAAATTCGGCGCCAGGTCGACGTTGGTTCGTGTCGGCAAGACCCGCGCCGGCCGGCTGCTCGACGGCGTGACGCATGACGCATTTCCAGTGAGGGCACCAGCATGA
- a CDS encoding S24 family peptidase: MMRGHNPTEMRPRRFISDPVDDPFNSSTRENALGPPKASKTSSTVLGESISGMARTYMIRVDRVNMTCVNTICDHVPMDTMGERLRYAREKAGFPSAMAAAKRFGWPTSTYAAHENGQNLIPVDTVKIYARTFKVSAGWLLAREGEVNRSNMVKVAGLVGAGGTIDTSVENLGHEGLDEIELPFSLPEEAIAYRINGDSMWPRYDDGDVIVVFTRPYAISEMLNVPEALVTTADGSRYLKRIVEGSRKDHYDLMSHNAPPMHNVRLQSVAGVHAVVRRGSWRALSNSKKAKQLQQQIKKAKPA; the protein is encoded by the coding sequence ATGATGCGCGGCCACAACCCGACTGAGATGCGGCCGCGGCGCTTCATTTCCGATCCTGTCGACGACCCCTTCAACTCCAGCACACGCGAGAACGCGCTGGGCCCCCCGAAGGCCTCGAAGACATCGTCAACGGTTTTGGGCGAATCAATCTCGGGCATGGCTCGGACCTACATGATTCGTGTTGATCGCGTCAACATGACTTGTGTCAACACAATTTGTGATCATGTGCCCATGGATACGATGGGTGAGCGCCTCCGGTATGCGCGCGAAAAGGCCGGTTTTCCTTCAGCAATGGCTGCGGCGAAGCGGTTCGGCTGGCCTACGTCGACCTACGCCGCGCATGAAAACGGCCAAAATCTTATTCCTGTGGATACCGTCAAAATCTATGCCCGGACATTCAAGGTCTCGGCCGGCTGGCTGCTGGCCAGGGAGGGCGAGGTCAACCGCTCCAACATGGTTAAGGTCGCGGGCCTGGTCGGTGCCGGCGGAACGATCGACACCAGTGTCGAAAATCTTGGTCATGAGGGGCTCGACGAAATCGAACTGCCGTTTTCACTTCCGGAAGAGGCGATCGCATACCGGATCAACGGCGATTCCATGTGGCCGCGCTACGATGACGGCGACGTCATCGTCGTGTTCACAAGGCCCTACGCCATCAGCGAGATGCTCAACGTTCCCGAGGCGCTGGTCACGACGGCCGACGGCAGTAGGTATCTGAAGCGGATTGTGGAGGGCTCACGGAAGGACCATTACGACCTGATGAGCCACAATGCGCCACCGATGCACAATGTGAGGCTTCAATCGGTGGCGGGCGTTCACGCCGTGGTCCGCCGCGGCAGCTGGCGGGCCTTGTCCAATTCCAAAAAGGCAAAACAGCTGCAGCAGCAGATCAAGAAAGCAAAGCCGGCCTAG
- a CDS encoding pilus assembly protein N-terminal domain-containing protein produces the protein MLISRILSCLAAACLVVLANAAMAQAMREVTLPIDGTIHLQMGETRFFRFENPIDRIDIPVQNLVEITPRSDSTIAFKAITEGVSTVELSRADGKGIQRLQVIVGPHQVKIYGLPGEADYVGFLCDPYGCGAGQGSNRNKPSSEAVTTRIPTGNGGFFERTRSFQ, from the coding sequence ATGTTGATTTCCCGTATCTTGAGTTGCCTTGCCGCGGCCTGCCTTGTGGTGCTGGCCAATGCTGCGATGGCCCAGGCTATGAGGGAGGTCACGCTCCCGATCGACGGGACAATCCACTTGCAGATGGGAGAAACCCGCTTTTTCAGGTTTGAGAACCCAATCGATCGGATTGACATCCCGGTACAAAATCTTGTCGAGATCACACCCCGAAGCGACAGCACGATCGCGTTCAAGGCCATCACCGAGGGGGTGTCTACCGTCGAGCTCAGCCGGGCTGACGGGAAGGGCATTCAGCGCCTGCAGGTGATTGTTGGACCGCATCAGGTGAAGATTTACGGCCTTCCCGGAGAGGCCGATTACGTCGGCTTCTTGTGTGACCCTTACGGCTGCGGTGCCGGCCAGGGCTCAAACCGGAACAAGCCGAGCTCGGAAGCGGTGACCACGCGAATCCCGACCGGCAATGGCGGCTTCTTCGAACGCACCCGCAGTTTCCAGTGA
- a CDS encoding phospholipase, translating to MAPRRAHLDLSPKEFRDALVDHGFAYLTPIGRYVDIRERQVGRYLDPVRDRSGRILRRQTLAALLAARDQAEAARAMIRQAHARRQAIAGKIAPHVVSPCRADLKGTAAIAQLADDFLTRFASAGHVQFLDLIQMGWRADQLKAHADDARAVADRKAVLA from the coding sequence TTGGCCCCTCGCCGCGCCCACCTCGACCTTTCCCCGAAAGAATTCCGCGACGCCCTGGTCGACCACGGCTTTGCCTACCTCACGCCGATCGGCCGCTATGTCGATATCCGCGAGCGGCAGGTCGGCCGCTATCTCGACCCGGTTAGGGATCGCAGCGGCCGGATCCTCCGCCGGCAGACGCTCGCGGCCCTGCTGGCTGCGCGCGACCAGGCCGAGGCCGCCCGCGCGATGATCCGACAGGCGCACGCGCGACGCCAGGCGATCGCCGGCAAGATCGCCCCGCACGTTGTCTCGCCGTGCCGCGCCGACCTCAAGGGAACGGCAGCGATCGCCCAGCTCGCCGATGATTTCCTCACCCGCTTCGCCAGCGCCGGCCACGTCCAGTTTCTCGACCTGATCCAGATGGGCTGGCGCGCGGACCAGCTGAAGGCCCATGCCGACGATGCCCGCGCCGTCGCCGATCGCAAGGCAGTGCTGGCATGA
- a CDS encoding DUF6745 domain-containing protein, which yields MKKIETMTPEQHAELPALRERWRAVGLATAPIHEEAARSAVRTLYAAGECPAPKAVIVLASPMACLIARAICEKLMSQQLGENQRKVLEAKLRGQLWGQLRDQLWDQLRGQLWGQLWDQLWGQLRDQLRGQLRDQLRGQLRDQLRGQLRGQLWGQLRDQLRGQLWGQLRDQLRDQLRDQLWGQLRDQLRDQLRDQLRDQLRDQLFVDPYFIGGQDAYWLSFYEFGEKIGARYGARTKELFEAYKGYALNCGWMYPFKEIAFVSDRPEQIHFDAQRRLHSSAGMAVRFRDGWGVHAWHGLRVPPRIIETKEFDAAAIESESNAEFRRVLLEREYDGRSGFELYAEQRKARLIAEDISHGFPRRLLEVNVKGEKIRIIEATNGSLEPDGSRRKFHLGAMRGETPAEVVAASYGIAPKVYAEAVRT from the coding sequence ATGAAGAAGATTGAGACGATGACACCCGAGCAGCATGCCGAGTTGCCGGCGCTTCGCGAGCGATGGCGTGCGGTCGGCTTGGCGACCGCACCCATCCACGAAGAGGCTGCGCGCAGCGCAGTCCGAACTTTGTACGCGGCGGGCGAATGCCCGGCGCCCAAAGCCGTGATCGTGCTGGCGTCGCCGATGGCATGCCTGATCGCCCGCGCGATCTGCGAAAAACTGATGTCGCAGCAGCTCGGCGAAAACCAGCGCAAGGTGCTGGAAGCAAAGCTTCGGGGCCAGCTTTGGGGCCAGCTTCGGGACCAGCTTTGGGACCAGCTTCGGGGCCAGCTTTGGGGCCAGCTTTGGGACCAGCTTTGGGGCCAGCTTCGGGACCAGCTTCGGGGCCAGCTTCGGGACCAGCTTCGGGGCCAGCTTCGGGACCAGCTTCGGGGCCAGCTTCGGGGCCAGCTTTGGGGCCAGCTTCGGGACCAGCTTCGGGGCCAGCTTTGGGGCCAGCTTCGGGACCAGCTTCGGGACCAGCTTCGGGACCAGCTTTGGGGCCAGCTTCGGGACCAGCTTCGGGACCAGCTTCGGGACCAGCTTCGGGACCAGCTTCGGGACCAGCTTTTCGTCGATCCCTATTTCATCGGCGGCCAGGACGCCTACTGGCTCTCGTTCTACGAGTTCGGCGAAAAAATCGGCGCGCGCTATGGCGCGCGCACCAAGGAATTATTTGAAGCGTACAAGGGCTACGCGCTCAACTGCGGCTGGATGTATCCGTTCAAGGAGATCGCCTTCGTCAGCGACCGCCCGGAGCAGATCCATTTCGACGCCCAGCGCCGCCTGCACTCGTCGGCCGGCATGGCGGTTCGCTTCCGCGACGGCTGGGGTGTTCATGCCTGGCACGGCCTGCGGGTGCCGCCGCGGATCATCGAGACCAAAGAGTTCGACGCCGCCGCGATCGAAAGCGAGAGCAACGCCGAATTCCGCCGCGTCCTGCTCGAGCGCGAATATGACGGCCGCAGCGGCTTCGAGCTCTATGCCGAACAGCGCAAGGCCAGACTGATCGCCGAAGATATCTCGCACGGCTTTCCGCGCCGGCTGCTGGAAGTCAACGTCAAGGGCGAGAAGATCCGCATCATCGAGGCCACCAACGGCTCGCTGGAGCCGGACGGCTCGCGGCGCAAATTCCACCTCGGCGCCATGCGCGGCGAGACGCCGGCGGAAGTGGTGGCGGCGAGCTACGGCATCGCCCCGAAAGTCTATGCCGAGGCAGTCCGTACATGA
- a CDS encoding tyrosine-type recombinase/integrase: MTERLTKRNGVWHFVRRVPEPYAAVDPRGIVKLSTKIKVADDRAGVRAGRVAKQMDLDLQASWRALAAGTVQQASINVEQARALARALGLHYKPVEAVVQEGLADILARVDQLALGARRDDAATTAAVLGGVPLPEIMLSTLCDEFFAAKRTASAKKSPGQLKKWMNGKRNAAALLISVVGDKAIHALTRDNALKFAEHWEQRVLDDEVKAGTANRNLTHITGMLRAVSKRHQLRLEPVFAGTRLEGDKARSRPPFTAPFIVSVMLAPGALDAMNVEERAAVHVIINTGARPSEIVNLRRPHIILDSNIPFIRIRPDDRELKTDQSERDIPLVGIALEAMRAFPDGFPRYRDNGDSFSAAVNKFFAEHSMKPTELHTLYSLRHGFKDRLRDARAPDELTNELMGHATGKPKYGDGHGLEVKLHYLSEIALAPGMVLRPQLVRVPGLHVPGAASRG, translated from the coding sequence ATGACGGAGCGTCTGACGAAGCGGAACGGGGTCTGGCATTTCGTGCGCCGGGTGCCGGAACCGTATGCGGCGGTGGATCCGCGGGGCATCGTCAAGCTGTCGACCAAGATCAAGGTGGCCGATGATCGCGCCGGCGTCAGGGCCGGTCGCGTCGCCAAGCAGATGGACCTCGATCTGCAGGCCTCCTGGCGGGCGCTGGCCGCCGGAACGGTGCAGCAGGCCAGCATCAACGTCGAGCAGGCCCGCGCGCTCGCACGGGCGCTGGGACTGCACTACAAGCCCGTGGAAGCGGTGGTGCAGGAAGGGCTGGCGGATATCCTCGCGCGGGTCGATCAGCTCGCCCTGGGCGCGCGCCGCGACGATGCGGCCACGACGGCGGCGGTGCTCGGCGGCGTGCCGCTGCCCGAGATCATGCTGTCGACTCTGTGCGACGAATTCTTTGCCGCCAAGCGCACCGCGTCGGCAAAAAAATCGCCGGGCCAGCTCAAGAAATGGATGAACGGCAAGCGCAACGCCGCGGCGCTGCTGATCTCGGTCGTCGGCGACAAGGCCATCCATGCGCTGACACGCGACAATGCCCTGAAATTCGCCGAACATTGGGAACAGCGCGTGCTCGATGACGAGGTCAAGGCCGGCACGGCAAACCGTAACCTGACGCATATCACCGGCATGCTGCGCGCCGTCTCCAAGCGGCACCAGCTGCGACTCGAGCCAGTGTTCGCCGGCACCCGCCTTGAAGGCGACAAGGCGCGATCGCGGCCGCCGTTCACGGCGCCGTTTATCGTCAGCGTCATGCTGGCGCCGGGCGCGCTCGACGCCATGAACGTCGAGGAGCGGGCCGCGGTCCACGTGATCATCAACACCGGGGCACGGCCGTCGGAAATCGTCAACCTGCGCCGGCCGCATATCATCCTCGACAGCAATATCCCGTTTATCCGGATCCGGCCCGACGACCGCGAGCTCAAGACCGACCAGTCCGAGCGCGACATCCCGCTGGTCGGCATTGCGCTCGAGGCGATGCGCGCGTTTCCCGATGGGTTTCCGCGCTACCGCGATAACGGCGATTCGTTCTCGGCGGCGGTCAACAAGTTCTTTGCCGAGCATAGCATGAAGCCGACTGAGCTGCACACGCTGTACTCGCTGCGGCACGGCTTCAAGGATCGGCTGCGCGATGCGCGGGCCCCTGACGAATTGACCAATGAACTGATGGGGCACGCGACCGGCAAGCCGAAATATGGCGACGGCCACGGCCTGGAAGTGAAGCTGCACTATCTCAGCGAAATTGCGCTGGCGCCGGGGATGGTGCTGCGGCCGCAGCTGGTGCGCGTGCCAGGTCTGCACGTGCCAGGTGCCGCCTCGCGCGGCTGA
- a CDS encoding MBL fold metallo-hydrolase encodes MFELPRGLWDGCRDHPFCGAKAMVVGEKTIRRLLLVAAAALLAAAAGSISGNAGAAENFPAPDEIIVTLLGTGSPVPSTTRFGPATLVQAGGLNLLFDAGRGVTVRLYQLGMSFGKGIDAVFLTHYHSDHVEGLPDLWMTGYMFGPFGSRAKPLRLWGPSDDTAGLNGVVKIAKGLTEAFSDDVRIRQADEHVTAAATGIEPHNFAQDGVVFEEGGVKVTAFAVNHGDLIKPSVGYRVDYASRSVTISGDTQPDENLIRHAAGTDLLIHEVFAISPQLAAVPALKPVADHHTSPEQAGTVFSQVKPKLAVYTHFVLIGTAGEEIVTRTRTTYQGPLASGEDLMRLTIGSSVSLKRWDPNLGAYPK; translated from the coding sequence TTGTTCGAACTTCCTCGCGGACTCTGGGACGGCTGTCGCGATCATCCTTTTTGCGGAGCAAAAGCCATGGTGGTAGGCGAGAAGACAATCCGGCGCTTATTGCTCGTAGCCGCGGCGGCGCTGTTGGCCGCCGCGGCTGGTTCGATCTCTGGCAATGCTGGTGCGGCGGAGAACTTCCCGGCACCGGACGAAATCATCGTGACGTTACTTGGCACCGGCTCTCCAGTACCGAGCACCACTCGATTCGGACCGGCTACGCTGGTTCAAGCCGGAGGGCTTAATCTCCTGTTCGATGCCGGCCGTGGGGTCACCGTAAGGCTCTACCAACTGGGTATGTCGTTCGGCAAAGGCATCGACGCCGTTTTTCTCACGCATTATCATTCGGATCACGTCGAGGGTTTGCCGGATCTCTGGATGACCGGCTACATGTTCGGCCCGTTCGGGTCACGTGCTAAGCCCTTGAGACTGTGGGGACCATCCGACGACACCGCCGGGTTAAACGGCGTGGTAAAGATTGCGAAGGGACTGACCGAAGCGTTTTCGGACGACGTGCGCATTCGGCAGGCCGACGAGCACGTCACCGCAGCGGCAACCGGAATCGAGCCGCACAACTTCGCCCAGGATGGTGTTGTGTTTGAAGAGGGTGGCGTGAAAGTCACCGCGTTTGCGGTCAATCACGGGGACCTTATCAAGCCCTCGGTTGGGTATCGGGTTGATTACGCTTCAAGGTCGGTTACGATTTCAGGCGACACCCAACCCGATGAGAATTTAATTCGGCACGCTGCTGGGACTGATCTTCTGATCCACGAGGTGTTCGCTATCTCGCCTCAACTGGCCGCGGTCCCCGCACTAAAGCCGGTCGCGGATCATCACACCTCACCCGAGCAAGCTGGCACAGTGTTTTCGCAAGTAAAACCGAAGCTCGCCGTGTATACGCATTTCGTCCTGATCGGAACGGCCGGTGAGGAAATCGTCACGCGGACACGGACCACCTATCAAGGTCCGCTGGCGTCGGGCGAAGACCTGATGAGGCTCACAATCGGCAGCAGCGTGTCCCTAAAGAGATGGGACCCCAATCTCGGCGCGTATCCGAAATGA
- a CDS encoding helix-turn-helix transcriptional regulator has product MEIIRIKPHPALGGIVRSFEERRSNLGTTVLTWPLPARPHQIIDIYLAEPFKLRVDGGPMTQAPETVVVGPQSSRHTQLYLSGEIHVFNILFQPTGLNRLVGIDMTSLVNEGIAARDVFGNRASVLSDLVRSAPDFPARVAAAERYIGAMLDTLAPADAIEKASRSMLATCGRIRIEDLAARSGLSARQFQRRFTRQVGLSPKLYARTIRFDTALMMHRKTPAKPWTEIAHATGYFDQAHFVRECHALAGAVPSQFIGDWENILSPIHD; this is encoded by the coding sequence ATGGAGATTATCCGAATCAAGCCCCATCCCGCACTTGGCGGCATCGTGCGCTCGTTCGAAGAACGGCGTTCAAATCTCGGAACAACAGTACTCACGTGGCCCTTACCAGCGCGGCCTCACCAGATAATCGATATATATCTGGCGGAACCGTTCAAGCTGCGGGTCGATGGCGGCCCTATGACCCAGGCACCAGAGACGGTCGTCGTTGGGCCGCAAAGTTCTCGCCACACCCAGCTTTATTTGTCTGGTGAAATCCATGTGTTCAACATTTTGTTTCAACCGACTGGTCTCAACCGGTTGGTCGGGATCGACATGACCTCACTCGTCAATGAAGGTATCGCGGCCAGGGATGTCTTCGGCAACCGCGCTTCAGTCCTTAGCGATCTCGTGCGCTCGGCACCGGACTTTCCGGCGCGTGTGGCCGCCGCTGAACGCTATATTGGCGCGATGCTGGATACGCTTGCGCCCGCAGATGCAATCGAAAAAGCTTCACGTTCGATGTTGGCCACGTGTGGTCGCATCCGGATCGAGGATTTGGCTGCGCGATCCGGCCTCAGCGCGCGGCAGTTTCAGCGCCGCTTCACGAGGCAGGTAGGGCTTTCACCGAAACTTTACGCGCGGACCATCCGGTTCGACACAGCTTTGATGATGCACCGCAAGACTCCGGCAAAACCTTGGACGGAGATTGCCCATGCGACCGGATATTTCGACCAAGCGCATTTCGTTCGCGAGTGCCATGCATTGGCCGGTGCCGTACCAAGTCAGTTTATTGGCGATTGGGAGAACATCCTTTCGCCCATACATGACTGA